The following proteins come from a genomic window of Lolium rigidum isolate FL_2022 chromosome 5, APGP_CSIRO_Lrig_0.1, whole genome shotgun sequence:
- the LOC124653483 gene encoding CBL-interacting protein kinase 16-like, which translates to MARGREEGEVRKLVLGRYELGRMLGQGSFAKVYYARDLRDGQSVAIKVIDKARLRRTEGMVEQLRREISIMRMVRHPNVVGIREVLASRERVFVVMEYARGGELFAKVARGRLTEDAARRYFQQLISAVGFCHSRGVAHRDLKPENLLLDEEGRLKVTDFGLAALPEQLRQDGLLHTQCGTPAYVAPEVLRGRGYDGARADMWSCGVVLYVLLCGFLPFQHENYAKMYQRIFKGEYQMPPWVSGEARRLIGRLLAVDPAKRVTLPELMLTPWVRKGFVPPVPSSSSVSPSPRKWDDDDNGILVDGTISPRTCNAFQLISSMSTGFDLSGLFESEQKAATVFTSHSPAAAVFEKLEAVGRALGYNTTRGKGWRIRLEAKADGANGRLAVTAEVFEVAADVTVVEFAHDAGDALDFNKFCAEDVRPGLADIVWAWQGDVPTLPPAAVLV; encoded by the coding sequence ATGGCGAGAGGTCGGGAAGAAGGCGAGGTCCGGAAGCTGGTGCTGGGCAGGTACGAGCTGGGCCGGATGCTGGGGCAGGGCTCCTTCGCCAAGGTCTACTACGCGCGCGACCTGCGCGACGGCCAGAGCGTGGCCATCAAGGTCATCGACAAGGCGCGGCTCCGGCGCACGGAGGGGATGGTGGAGCAGCTGCGCCGGGAGATCTCCATCATGCGGATGGTGCGCCACCCCAACGTGGTCGGCATCCGGGAGGTGCTCGCCAGCCGCGAGCGCGTCTTCGTCGTCATGGAGTACGCGCGCGGCGGGGAGCTCTTCGCCAAGGTGGCCCGCGGGCGGCTCACGGAGGACGCGGCGCGACGCTACTTCCAGCAGCTCATCTCCGCCGTCGGCTTCTGCCACAGCCGCGGCGTCGCGCACCGGGACCTCAAGCCCGAGAACCTGCTGCTCGACGAGGAGGGCCGGCTCAAGGTCACCGACTTCGGCCTCGCCGCGCTGCCCGAGCAGCTGCGGCAGGACGGGCTGCTCCACACGCAGTGCGGCACGCCGGCGTACGTGGCGCCCGAGGTGCTCCGGGGCCGCGGCTACGACGGCGCCAGGGCCGACATGTGGTCCTGCGGGGTGGTGCTCTACGTGCTGCTCTGCGGCTTCCTCCCGTTCCAGCACGAGAACTACGCCAAGATGTACCAGAGGATCTTCAAGGGCGAGTACCAGATGCCGCCCTGGGTCTCCGGCGAGGCGCGCCGCCTCATCGGCCGcctgctcgccgtcgaccccgCCAAGCGCGTCACCCTCCCGGAGCTCATGCTCACGCCCTGGGTCAGGAAGGGCTTCGTGCCGCccgtcccctcctcctcctctgtatCACCCTCGCCCAGgaagtgggacgacgacgacaacggCATCCTCGTCGACGGCACCATCTCCCCGCGGACATGCAACGCGTTCCAGCTCATCTCCTCCATGTCCACCGGCTTCGACCTCTCCGGCCTGTTCGAGAGCGAGCAGAAAGCCGCAACGGTGTTCACCTCCCACTCCCCGGCGGCCGCCGTGTTCGAGAAGCTCGAGGCCGTGGGTCGGGCGCTCGGGTACAACACGACCAGAGGGAAAGGGTGGAGGATCAGATTGGAGGCCAAGGCCGACGGAGCCAACGGGAGGCTCGCGGTCACCGCCGAGGTGTTCGAGGTCGCCGCGGACGTCACGGTGGTCGAGTTCGCGCACGACGCCGGCGACGCGCTCGACTTCAACAAGTTCTGCGCCGAGGATGTGCGGCCAGGGCTCGCGGACATTGTCTGGGCGTGGCAGGGCGACGTGCCCACCTTGCCGCCGGCCGCCGTCCTTGTCTAA